A stretch of Solenopsis invicta isolate M01_SB chromosome 9, UNIL_Sinv_3.0, whole genome shotgun sequence DNA encodes these proteins:
- the LOC113003768 gene encoding uncharacterized protein LOC113003768: protein MNTRLNVLNPKTENMSNEVMVGDEKMQKCPKCSLMSRRKFNMERHYKRFHEKTFPKKICCGITFSTKGDFNLHKQEVHGEKKKYANEQNQMQSENEVPQLLLENLNPPKKHFLLKWQEKSSIEAENRTPLTENVNRRTKLRKCEPKKDRNSNLLNSDENVKTYIVTEFSVMEAIHF from the exons atatgtcTAACGAAGTTATGGTCGGCGACGAGAAAATGCAGAAATGCCCCAAATGTTCTTTGATGTCTAGACGAAAATTCAACATGGAACGTCACTACAAGCGTTTTCATGAgaaaacatttccaaaaaaGATATGCTgcg gtATAACATTTTCTACCAAAGGTGATTTTAACCTTCACAAACAAGAAGTTCATGGTGAAAAGAAAAAGTATGCAAACGAACAAAATCAAATGCAAAGTGAGAATGAAGTTCCGCAGTTGTTACTCGAAAATCTAAATCCtccaaaaaaacattttctgctTAAATGGCAGGAGAAGTCTTCTATTGAGGCGGAAAATCGAACACCGTTAACAGAAAATGTTAACAGAAGAACAAAGTTAAGAAAATGCGAAccaaaaaaagatagaaattcGAATTTGTTAAATTCAGACGAGaatgtaaaaacatatattgTTACAGAGTTCTCAGTAATGGAAGCCAttcatttttaa